The window GCTGTCCTACCTGGCCGGCACGACCCGCACCATCGGGCTGGGCACCACCGTGACGGTCCTGCCCTACCGCCACCCCGTCCTGACCGCGCGCATGGCCGCCGCCGTCGACCGGCTCAGCGGCGGCCGCTTCGTCTTCGGCGCCGCCGCCGGCTGGGCCCCGGCCGAGTTCGCCGCCCTCGGCGTCCCGTACGCCCGCCGCGGGGCCAGGAGCGACGAGTACCTCGCCGTGATCAAGGCCTGCTGGGCGAACGAAGTGGTCAGCCACCACGGCGAATTCGTCTCCTTCGACCACCTGCACACCGGCCCGTTGCCGCTGCAGCGGCCCGGCCCGCCGGTGTGGGTCGGCGGGCACAGCCCCGGCGCCCTGCGCCGCGCCGTGCGCTTCGGCGACGCCTGGCACCCCACCTCCGTCACCGCCCGGTGGCTGACCGGCCACGGCCTGCCCGCCCTGGAGAAGACCGCAGCGGAACTGGGCCTGCCCGTCCCCGCCCTCGTGCCCCGCATCAAACTCCGCGTCACCGCCCGGCCCCTGGGCAACGGCCGGCTGCTGGGCGAGGGCAGCCTGGAGGAGATCCGCGAGGACCTCGCCCTCCTCGACGCCCTGGGTGCGCCCACCGTCGTCCTCGACCCGACCTTCCCCGGCGAGCCCCGCACCCCCGAACGCAACGAACGCGACCTCGAAGCCCTCGAGACCCTCGCCCGTACGGTCATCGACCCGGAACAGCAGCGCCTGCGCTGATGTTGCCCGCAGCATGACCACACCCACCCCCGGCGCGGCCCCGGCGCCGCGCCAC is drawn from Streptomyces roseifaciens and contains these coding sequences:
- a CDS encoding TIGR03619 family F420-dependent LLM class oxidoreductase encodes the protein MKFGVNVPNYGPGATPETLGEWAGRLEELGYHHLLVSDHVAPTPEVQRLFAAPFYDPFAVLSYLAGTTRTIGLGTTVTVLPYRHPVLTARMAAAVDRLSGGRFVFGAAAGWAPAEFAALGVPYARRGARSDEYLAVIKACWANEVVSHHGEFVSFDHLHTGPLPLQRPGPPVWVGGHSPGALRRAVRFGDAWHPTSVTARWLTGHGLPALEKTAAELGLPVPALVPRIKLRVTARPLGNGRLLGEGSLEEIREDLALLDALGAPTVVLDPTFPGEPRTPERNERDLEALETLARTVIDPEQQRLR